Proteins encoded together in one Candidatus Xianfuyuplasma coldseepsis window:
- the rpsI gene encoding 30S ribosomal protein S9: MAKSVMYRGTGRRKRSVARVILRPGTGKFLINGRPFDEYIPSAATRLDVEQPLTKTNNLKTFDIEVNVYGGGLSGQAGAIRHGITRALLEVSKDYRPILKAAGLITRDPRVKERKKPGLKKARRAPQFSKR; this comes from the coding sequence ATGGCAAAATCAGTTATGTATCGTGGAACCGGACGTCGTAAACGTTCTGTTGCCCGCGTTATCTTACGCCCAGGTACTGGGAAGTTCTTAATCAATGGTCGCCCATTCGACGAATATATTCCAAGTGCTGCAACACGTTTAGACGTGGAACAACCACTTACCAAAACAAACAACTTAAAAACATTTGATATCGAAGTGAATGTATACGGAGGCGGACTCAGTGGCCAAGCTGGTGCGATCCGTCACGGTATTACAAGAGCATTATTAGAAGTCTCCAAAGACTATCGTCCTATTTTAAAAGCTGCTGGTTTAATAACCCGTGACCCACGTGTCAAAGAACGGAAAAAACCAGGTCTCAAAAAAGCTCGTCGTGCACCACAATTTAGTAAACGTTAA
- a CDS encoding DUF5058 family protein, translating to MIPLLISITDVKEAPWLYIIGAFVTIFIISGSLFFAYHAYQRSKELNMDSSLIKKTIVSSISFSVLPSIGIFIGVITMSGFLGIPLPWIRLSVLGALHYELMAADLAVEGVNALNLTVENFVTIAFTMTIAIIWGSLFTLFLFKKYQAKVVDKATTKEGRSFGPLLFQGVFIGLISAYFGDAFSRIFGYNARAIVDGVYSDEIVTKTTVVPLIVFVVSFATMAGLDYLVTTKKMKWLENFQLSFSMLIGMSVAVLLGMGGIY from the coding sequence GTGATTCCATTACTAATCAGTATTACCGACGTCAAAGAAGCACCATGGCTCTATATCATTGGGGCGTTTGTAACGATCTTTATTATCAGTGGTTCGCTGTTTTTCGCGTATCATGCGTATCAACGTAGTAAAGAGTTAAACATGGATTCGTCGCTGATTAAGAAGACAATTGTATCATCGATTAGCTTTAGTGTTTTACCATCGATTGGAATCTTTATCGGAGTCATTACAATGAGTGGATTTTTAGGAATCCCACTACCATGGATTCGGTTGTCTGTGTTAGGGGCCCTTCACTATGAGTTAATGGCTGCGGATTTAGCCGTAGAAGGTGTTAATGCGTTGAATCTTACCGTTGAAAATTTCGTGACGATTGCCTTTACGATGACGATTGCGATAATTTGGGGAAGTTTATTTACGTTATTTCTCTTTAAGAAGTATCAAGCTAAAGTCGTCGACAAAGCAACGACAAAAGAAGGACGGAGTTTTGGTCCACTCTTGTTTCAAGGGGTCTTTATCGGATTGATATCCGCTTATTTTGGCGATGCCTTTTCGCGTATCTTCGGGTACAATGCGAGAGCGATTGTCGATGGGGTATACAGTGATGAGATTGTCACAAAGACAACGGTTGTTCCCTTAATTGTCTTTGTCGTGAGCTTTGCAACTATGGCAGGACTCGATTATCTAGTTACAACGAAAAAAATGAAATGGTTAGAGAACTTCCAACTCTCCTTTAGTATGTTGATTGGGATGAGCGTTGCCGTTCTTCTCGGAATGGGAGGGATCTACTAA
- a CDS encoding HD domain-containing phosphohydrolase, translating to MFDHLSIKQRNGIIFIATFLMILLGLSYTQFHGAGAFFYPAAGLYTMFFYIYRKQVLPGIISAVVLGNLAFRILYVDEALYITFFLALLFTVANLAEVFVFSWLMDRSNLPLEKELKANDLGLFLLIIVATGMIGALFGVTSLSLFYGFEHFLDSYPYWASGSIFGILIFGSLILNSHLHDDSFHQGTKRTLQAGIFLVVFGLITVFVFAEIGHDFAKFENFQIFIILMYIIASFKFSYRMIFVINIILMVILNIVAVSFQTGIGYTIEAVEVSLFIMIVSIIASIVRIILLERQENLDLMKQANTNLEQLIVSTNNLLNVENTLPEEVEQFERNYLERMFLIACTLYPNFDRASCNIKNEDYVEFIAAKGYDIDYLNQMEFLSKGFVWSFDTPKLIRDTDYDIVFENNQKVDDFVERYGRLKESIRFTVFRSKTEYAGMSFDIYHDSDKSFKQDDLENFASFQRLMNSYFSIGSLLKNQNQMKDDIVLSLVRTLELYDRYTGGHSEHVATLCANIAKELRLAERDIRNLYWAGIVHDIGKVGVSSDVLNKKGRLTKDEYELIKEHPVYGYKIISQSEGLSDIARIVRHHHEWWNGKGYPDGLQGDQIPFLSQILHICDAVDAMAHNRVYQPKLSNEEIIQQLREGEGQQFSPRVTNVMIQYIQSGRPISK from the coding sequence ATGTTTGATCATTTATCTATTAAACAACGTAATGGAATCATTTTTATTGCTACATTCTTAATGATTCTGTTAGGATTGTCGTATACGCAGTTTCATGGGGCAGGAGCGTTTTTCTATCCTGCAGCCGGACTGTATACGATGTTTTTCTATATCTATCGCAAGCAAGTTTTACCAGGAATAATTAGTGCCGTTGTCTTAGGTAACTTGGCATTTCGTATACTTTATGTCGATGAAGCACTGTATATTACATTTTTCTTAGCATTGTTGTTTACAGTTGCCAATCTTGCAGAAGTATTTGTGTTTTCGTGGTTGATGGATCGATCGAATTTACCACTGGAAAAGGAATTAAAAGCGAATGATTTAGGTCTGTTTTTATTGATTATTGTGGCAACGGGAATGATAGGAGCTTTGTTTGGAGTCACATCTTTGAGCTTGTTCTATGGATTTGAGCACTTTCTTGATAGCTACCCATATTGGGCGAGTGGAAGTATCTTTGGCATCTTGATTTTTGGTAGTTTGATTCTAAACTCACATCTTCATGATGATTCGTTCCATCAAGGGACAAAGCGAACACTTCAAGCTGGGATTTTTCTTGTAGTTTTTGGATTGATAACAGTCTTTGTATTTGCTGAGATTGGTCATGATTTTGCGAAGTTTGAGAATTTCCAAATCTTTATCATTCTCATGTATATTATTGCCTCATTCAAGTTTTCCTACCGCATGATATTTGTCATTAACATCATCTTAATGGTGATTCTTAATATTGTTGCAGTTTCGTTCCAAACCGGGATTGGATATACAATCGAAGCTGTTGAAGTTAGCTTGTTTATCATGATTGTATCGATTATTGCCAGTATCGTGCGGATTATATTATTGGAACGCCAGGAAAATTTAGACTTAATGAAACAGGCGAACACCAATTTAGAACAGTTGATTGTTTCTACAAACAATCTCCTCAATGTCGAAAACACTCTTCCTGAAGAAGTGGAACAATTTGAACGAAATTACTTGGAACGGATGTTTTTAATTGCTTGTACATTGTATCCGAACTTTGATCGTGCATCCTGTAATATTAAGAATGAGGACTATGTCGAGTTTATTGCTGCTAAAGGCTATGATATTGATTACTTAAATCAAATGGAGTTCTTAAGTAAAGGATTCGTCTGGTCGTTTGATACACCTAAACTGATACGAGACACCGATTATGATATCGTGTTTGAAAACAATCAAAAAGTCGATGACTTTGTTGAACGATATGGACGTTTAAAAGAATCGATTCGCTTCACTGTATTCCGAAGTAAAACCGAATATGCTGGAATGAGTTTTGATATTTATCATGATTCTGATAAATCGTTTAAACAAGACGATCTTGAGAATTTCGCATCGTTTCAACGACTGATGAATAGCTATTTTTCCATTGGTAGTTTATTGAAAAATCAAAATCAAATGAAAGATGATATCGTATTAAGTTTGGTTCGTACATTGGAACTCTATGACCGTTATACCGGTGGACACAGTGAACACGTTGCTACACTTTGTGCCAACATCGCTAAAGAACTACGTTTAGCGGAAAGAGATATTCGTAACTTGTATTGGGCTGGGATTGTTCATGATATCGGTAAGGTTGGGGTGTCCTCTGACGTATTAAATAAGAAAGGCCGACTAACCAAAGACGAATACGAATTGATCAAAGAACACCCCGTTTATGGGTATAAAATTATATCACAGTCCGAAGGACTAAGTGACATCGCACGAATCGTTCGTCATCACCATGAGTGGTGGAATGGCAAGGGCTATCCCGACGGATTACAAGGCGATCAAATACCATTCTTGTCACAGATTTTACATATCTGTGACGCGGTTGATGCGATGGCGCACAATCGAGTCTATCAACCAAAACTGTCCAATGAAGAAATCATTCAACAACTCCGTGAGGGTGAAGGACAACAGTTTAGTCCTCGTGTGACGAATGTGATGATTCAGTACATTCAATCTGGACGTCCGATTAGTAAATGA
- a CDS encoding GGDEF domain-containing protein, whose protein sequence is MKFKYFNKALKTIEQEFQLDGIKDVVLHREDKCICYSVIDELDDLVLHLIVGSFTLFGYQEQESLRLSQLLADMDLDNMFAKVRGRQEYYDGIASNLLDVSTPSNITFPIKNNNERIWLRLMTDQIDVQQKLIALHFTIVTPFITIEEDVFYKTHHDSLTGLFNKYTFDYHYGERYRNEQFHVMFLDLDDFKIINDQLGHREGDRFLQQFAAILQLHEDDHSRFYRLGGDEFVGLLFDSEETIRRMAEDILKQTQALSQEFENIHTTVSIGVIQATVREDVARKADRLMYQAKHNGKNQYLYKMEE, encoded by the coding sequence ATGAAATTTAAGTACTTCAACAAGGCGTTAAAGACCATTGAACAAGAGTTCCAACTTGATGGCATTAAGGATGTTGTATTACACCGTGAAGACAAATGCATTTGCTACAGTGTTATTGATGAACTCGATGATCTTGTACTTCATCTTATTGTGGGGTCCTTTACGCTATTCGGATATCAAGAACAAGAATCCCTTCGTTTATCGCAGTTACTCGCGGATATGGATTTGGACAATATGTTTGCCAAAGTACGGGGACGTCAGGAGTATTATGATGGTATTGCATCAAACCTTCTGGATGTTTCCACACCAAGCAATATCACATTTCCAATCAAAAACAACAACGAGCGTATTTGGTTACGCCTCATGACCGATCAAATTGATGTGCAGCAGAAATTGATCGCTCTTCATTTCACAATCGTGACCCCGTTTATCACCATCGAAGAAGATGTCTTCTATAAAACCCACCATGATTCATTAACAGGGTTATTCAATAAATACACCTTTGATTATCATTATGGCGAACGGTACCGTAATGAACAATTTCACGTCATGTTTTTAGATCTGGATGATTTTAAAATCATTAATGATCAATTAGGTCACCGGGAAGGCGATCGATTTTTACAACAATTTGCGGCCATATTACAACTCCATGAAGATGATCACTCACGGTTTTACCGCCTTGGAGGAGACGAATTTGTTGGGTTGTTATTTGATTCAGAGGAAACCATCCGAAGAATGGCTGAAGATATATTGAAACAAACACAAGCTTTATCCCAAGAATTTGAGAATATTCATACAACCGTATCCATCGGTGTTATCCAAGCAACAGTTAGAGAAGATGTTGCGCGTAAAGCCGATCGATTGATGTATCAAGCGAAGCACAATGGGAAAAATCAATACCTCTATAAAATGGAAGAGTAA
- a CDS encoding M20/M25/M40 family metallo-hydrolase gives MIGLYILLGVVGLILVLLLVALIRSFVIKDKNLNISPIEVDKTLSEQYANEFQKMIQVKTLSYDPKTKDVTAFEAFHKVLQELFPNVYNTMEQTVFEGHSILFKWTGKSSDKPIVLMAHQDVVPASNSGWDYPPFSGHLTEDLIYGRGTLDTKSTLYGIFKAIDELIGQGFTPEHDIYISSSTDEETSGFGAHKSVEKLQEFGVKPYLVLDEGGAIVRGSLPSVQKPIALIGVLEKGYANIKFTAKSAGGHSSYPPKNSPIARLSAFVQDVENHFPLKTKMIPEVAAIFSEAAPAMKGPYRFLFGNLWLFKPLLTWLLPKINPFGRALLSTTIAFTMQEGSDAENVIPAEASVTANLRIHPIQNIDSSFNVLQKIAKKYDIEAELLEAREASPISSTSNDAYRYIVKMIMKNYPDVLVSPYVMLGGTDCRYFSEITESALRFSPVRMDNKDLKKIHGINEAIPKTCLTEAVLFYKDIIINHQ, from the coding sequence ATGATTGGGTTATATATATTACTAGGTGTAGTAGGACTTATATTAGTATTACTACTTGTTGCGTTGATTCGATCCTTTGTTATTAAAGATAAGAATTTAAATATATCACCAATAGAGGTTGACAAGACATTAAGTGAACAATATGCCAACGAATTCCAAAAAATGATTCAAGTGAAGACTTTGTCCTACGATCCAAAAACGAAAGACGTTACGGCATTTGAAGCGTTTCATAAGGTCTTACAAGAGTTGTTTCCAAATGTATATAATACAATGGAACAGACTGTATTTGAAGGACATTCAATTCTCTTTAAATGGACTGGAAAATCAAGCGATAAACCGATTGTTTTAATGGCTCACCAAGACGTTGTTCCGGCATCCAACTCGGGATGGGATTATCCCCCGTTTAGTGGACATCTAACGGAGGATTTGATCTATGGTCGTGGGACATTGGATACCAAGTCGACATTATATGGTATCTTCAAAGCCATTGATGAGTTAATTGGACAAGGATTTACACCAGAACACGATATTTATATCTCAAGTTCTACGGATGAGGAAACCAGTGGATTTGGAGCTCATAAGAGTGTCGAGAAATTGCAAGAGTTTGGTGTCAAACCGTATCTTGTCCTAGATGAAGGTGGTGCGATTGTCCGTGGTAGTTTACCATCGGTTCAAAAACCCATTGCATTAATCGGAGTCCTTGAAAAAGGGTATGCGAATATTAAGTTCACCGCCAAAAGCGCAGGGGGACACTCCAGTTATCCGCCGAAGAATTCACCGATTGCACGCTTGAGTGCGTTTGTCCAAGATGTCGAGAATCACTTTCCTTTGAAGACAAAAATGATTCCCGAAGTAGCCGCTATTTTCAGTGAAGCGGCACCGGCGATGAAGGGACCCTATCGTTTCTTGTTTGGAAATCTGTGGTTGTTTAAACCATTATTGACATGGTTATTACCGAAGATTAATCCATTTGGACGAGCGTTGTTATCGACGACAATTGCGTTTACAATGCAGGAAGGGAGTGATGCGGAGAATGTCATTCCTGCGGAAGCTTCCGTTACCGCCAACTTACGGATTCACCCGATACAAAATATTGATTCATCGTTTAATGTATTACAAAAAATTGCAAAGAAATACGACATTGAAGCCGAACTCTTAGAAGCACGGGAAGCATCCCCAATCTCCTCGACTTCAAACGATGCTTATCGTTACATTGTGAAGATGATTATGAAGAATTATCCCGATGTCTTGGTGAGTCCTTACGTTATGCTTGGTGGTACCGATTGTCGATACTTTAGTGAGATTACCGAATCAGCACTACGCTTCAGTCCAGTTCGTATGGATAATAAGGATTTAAAGAAAATTCACGGAATCAATGAAGCGATACCAAAAACCTGTCTAACAGAAGCGGTGTTGTTCTATAAAGATATCATTATAAATCATCAATAA
- the rplM gene encoding 50S ribosomal protein L13, which translates to MKTFMANNETIERKWYVIDATGKRLGRLATEVASVIRGKHKPTFTPHVDCGDYVIVINAEHIELTGNKWDQKKYYRHSRYPGHLKETTAKVMNQTHPERLIEFAVKGMLPKGRLGRQMYKKLFVYAGNEHPHQAQQPEVFPYKG; encoded by the coding sequence ATGAAAACATTCATGGCTAATAACGAGACAATTGAACGCAAATGGTATGTGATTGACGCTACCGGGAAACGCTTAGGTCGTTTAGCGACAGAAGTGGCTTCTGTGATTCGCGGAAAACACAAACCAACCTTTACTCCACATGTAGACTGTGGTGATTACGTGATCGTCATCAACGCAGAACACATCGAGTTAACAGGTAACAAATGGGACCAAAAGAAATACTACAGACATTCAAGATATCCTGGACACCTAAAAGAAACCACTGCAAAAGTAATGAATCAAACGCATCCAGAGCGCTTGATTGAATTTGCTGTAAAAGGAATGCTTCCAAAAGGAAGATTAGGTCGTCAAATGTACAAAAAATTATTCGTCTATGCCGGAAACGAACACCCACATCAAGCACAACAACCTGAAGTGTTTCCGTACAAAGGTTAA